Below is a genomic region from Populus trichocarpa isolate Nisqually-1 chromosome 15, P.trichocarpa_v4.1, whole genome shotgun sequence.
TATCCAGAGGCTGCAAATTTCTCGCAATGTCGAGGATCATAAAAGAGACTGGGCTCCAGAGCAAAGGACGTACAACCAATTCGGGACACCATCGACCCATTAAACAATCAATTTGCATTGACTATTGTACTGCATTATGGAGCATCTTATTTGTGTATTGAATAATCAGCCGGCTCATGGGTCCATAACTTGTATCTCTTTAccatcaaaaaatcaaatcaaagtgGGTTGCAGGTATTCAGcacataattaataattaacaatactctaaaaggcgtgggaAAAATACGTAGCTTTCCCACGCCTTTTAGACTtttctcattattattattattattattatattataacatatactaaaaagcttttttttatttttttttattttaatgaatttttttttaatttagtttgtaaatgtttaatttttttctatttagttatcaaattttcatgatacggattccgggtttgacaggttagcccaattaattctgagtaacccgtcaattttttttttctatttagttatcaaactttcacgacacgaattcaaggtttgatgggttaacctgctTTGACGGCTTAACCCAGTtgatttcgatttttttttctcattagttttttcttccgatttcatcttttaatattgtatgcagtccacagtaaaaaggttaatgcctttagttttttttttgttttttttttctttttatgcctttcactgtggactgcacagtgcagtccacggtgaaaagactaatgttttttttatttttaattaatttatttatttagtttgttgatattaaatatttttctatttagttatcaaactttcatgacacggatcttaggtttgacagattaacccagttaatttagattttttttctttttcttcattagtttttttcttcttataagttttttttctgttattttttcttttgaattaataattttttatttaatttagttcattaatataaattttttttctatttagttattggtTGAtgccttttttctatttagttatcttaGGTTTGGCTAATTagagaaaaactttttttctttttgcttttttgctgtttttatgcctttgactgtggactgcacaatgccgtccacagtgaaaaggctgatgccttttgtttgttttggtttttttttgtttttaattattattttttgtttaatttagtttgttaaagttcaattttttttctatttaattatcaaactttcatgatacggattccgggtttgatggattaacttgatttgacgagttagcccaattaattctgggtaacccgtaattttttttttctatttagttatcaaacttttacgACACGAATCaaaggtttgatgggttaacctactttgaaggattaattttttttcttcattaattttttttctttctgttggttttttttctttgtttttttctttttaattaatctatttaattatcatatttttatgacacgaccttgcagccagacccacatccaaggctattaGGTCTAGTATTGCAGCCacacccacttaaacttgggtcatgtaagtttaatgttattattaatattataaatattactcttaggtcagacgTTACAGtcaaacccaagactcttggatACAGCTTTACAGaaaaacctaatacttttaaattttaatattttttgatatttttatatataaaaaaaattaacccgcagCATCGCGCGGTTCATGTAACTAGTTTTATATGTAAAAGCTGTAGACAAAGGAACAATTTTGTTTATAAgaaatctgataaataaaatCGAAGTAAGCAAATCTTGGACGCCAACCCCACCAACCAACCCCAGGATGACTCTTCTTTCTCACGCCAATTTTGGTAGCTGGTGATGTTTTGGTTCTTTGGCCAGTAGCCTACCACAACCCCATAGGTGACCTCTCCATAATCTGCAACAAGGAAATTGTGACGATGTCCAAAAGAAGACTCAAAAGGGTTGcagttttcaatttcttattgTAGGGTTCCTCCATTTACACAACCTTACGTGCAATTTTTGCGATACGAAGAATCCCCATCTCCTGTCCCTATCAAGATGTAGTGTTTTATCAACCAAAACAACTGTATTCAATGTTCACCAGGTCCATTTCATCCTATATATCTTCAACATTATTATACAAGTAGATATCCAGTTGTTCCCCGTTCCATACTCTAGCATTGCAGGTATGTATTTTCTTCTTACTATTCATGAATTGTATGGTCTTTAATCTGTGATGTTCAAGGAGCATATGTGCGTTTCTTGAACAGATCATaggtttttttcattgtttgtttttttgaagcatctttctttgtttttttgagccaggttttgttttttaaggagTCTTACCTGATGGCAGATGGTAGTAACGATGCTTTAAAACTTACTGTTAAGCAAGGAGAACCGACTCTGGTTCCTCCAGCAGAGGAGACAAAGAAGGGCCTGTACTTTCTCTCAAACCTTGATCAAAATATCGCAGTCATAGTTCGTACAATTTACTGCTTTAAGTCTGACGTGAAAGGAAATGAGGATGCTGTGGAAGTCATTAAGAATGCCTTGTCAAAAATTCTTGTGCACTACTATCCAATAGCTGGGCGGCTAACAATTAGCTCAAAAGGAAAGCTGATAGTGGATTGCACCGGGGAAGGTGCTGTTTTTGTTGAGGCTGAAACGGATTGTGAAATAGCCGAGCTTGGAGACATAACAAAACCTGATCCTGTGACTCTTGGGAAGTTGGTTTATGAAATTCCTGGTGCACAAAACAtacttcagatgcctcctgtaACGGCTCAGGTTTGAAGAATCTTTGAATATTTATGTTAGTTATAACCTTGCAGGTTCTATATAGTTGTACTACTGTAGGGATGTAAAATCCTTTTCGAAAGTAAgcctaaaagaacaaaaaatctcattttcgcACAAAAATTTGCTATTGTTTTCCAGGTGACTAAATTCAAATGTGGAGGATTTGTTCTTGGGCTATGCACGAACCATTGTATGTTCGATGGAATTGGTGCTATGGAGTTTGTGAATTCATGGGGAGCTACTGCTAGGGGTTTGGCTCTTGATGTACCTCCATTTCTAGATAGAAGCATACTCAAAGCTCGAATCCCGCCTAAGATAGAGTTTCCACACCATGAATTTGATGACATTGAAGATGTGTCAAATACCAGCAAGCTTTATGAAGAGGAAATGCTCTATAGATCTTTCTGTTTTGACCCCGAGAAACTTGATCAACTCAAGGAAAAAGCTATGGAAGACGGAGTTATAGCCAAGTGCACAACATTTCAAGTTCTCTCAGCCTTTGTGTGGAGAGCTCGATGCCAGGCATTGAGGATGGTGCCTGATCAACAGATAAAGCTCCTGTTTGCTGCAGATGGACGGTCTAGATTTGAGCCACCAATTCCTGAAGGATACTTTGGCAATGCGATCGTGTTAACAAATTCTCTGTGCACAGCAGGAGAGATAATGGAAAACCAGTTGTCCTTTGCTGTAAGGCTAGTTCAGGAGGCAGTTAAAATGGTTGATGACAGTTATATGAGATCAGCGATAGATTATTTTGAAGTTACAAGAGCCAGGCCCTCTCTGACTGCAACTCTTCTAATCACAACTTGGTCTAGGCTATCTTTCCACACAACAGACTTCGGATGGGGGGTGCCTATTTTATCAGGGCCTGTGGCTCTACCAGAGAAGGAAGTAATTCTCTTCCTTTCTCATGGGATTGAGAGGAAAAACATAAACGTTCTCGTAGGCCTGCCAGCTTCTTCCATGAAGATATTTGAAGAACTAATGCAGATTTGAGCATCAAAAGATTCATCCAAAGCTCGTATCGTAGAGAAGTCTCCCTGACTTCTATTTCTTGAAGTTGattatgtgttgttttttttttcttgccaagaGATGCACTTTACATGGCTATGATATGATATCTAAGCGGAGGAAGAAAAAATCCTAGCAAAGTAATTCAATCCAGGTCTGGATGAAATGGCAGATGAACTGCAAGTTCATCTTCCTTGCTTCCTCTGTTATTTTTCACATGCACGTGTCTGAGGCATCATGCTGGATGTCGTAAGTTTAAAACCTCGATAACACGCAACTCTTagctttgaatttgattttatgtCGCAGCTGTCCTATTGGTTCGAATGGGTTCTATGTATTATGCTTTCTGCCAAATCTATTGAAATAAGATTATAAGTGTAAGCAGGCCTtccctttcacttttttttttttcattttaaaaaaaaataatttttttatttatttctttacttcaaattaatagttttttaatgtttttatatcattttatcaaaaataatttttaaagccttatataatattaagatgagttttaataaataattgagaTTCGTTGGTGGTTTATTATTAAGTTTTAcggtttgtttttgaattgaaaattaattccaCTTTGCATTGAATTGTGTTTAGGTACTTTGAAAGCCTTATATATTGCTCCCTTGTGATTAGTGAATGTTAATATttatctcagttttttttaatcatcgtGGAATAATACTAATATATGTATAATCATAAACATGgatcacattattttttaattaaatatgattagtttgattatctattttatatttgaattatgtgattttaagatattaatatGAAATGGATTGTAGAGTCATACAAGTTAAAATACCTATACCAAGACGAAATTGTTAGTCTAtgtacatatattttattaggaGGGGGTTATTGTTTGTACCCTAAGTTGGTATATCCAACACTCCTTCGTGTGGGCTTTCTCGTTTTGATACCTATCTTGTGAACATGATTTATGATATTGTGTATGGCTTAAACTCCATAATTACAATAGTTCATATTATTTTGGAATgacatgtatatgtatatatgatttattatttcaaagggtggttaatttttatattaatattttttttattatgataaaattatgtttaaatatGAGGCTTAGCATAGAAAAAAGCGACCATAAGAATATCTTTATCTATATGCCAATCATGTGCTTAAATTTGGGTTATGATACCTTATTGTACTTATCATTGGCGGTAACTACCGGAGAGATATGTGGTTGGGCCAACCGGAAAAAAGGGTTGGGCCAAACCTCAAAAGCataaaacaaaactttattaatattataagtttttttttaatctatgctTGGAAGAGgtacttattttatattttaagagttCAATGacattacaatattttttatatattgcatAATGTAAAGgtacttttttttgataaaaacccaaaatattTGACCACCACCCCAGCTGTCGCATAATTCgaatgcaaaaaacaaatgtgGATAATGtcgaaaaaaaactaatgaaatagGTATattaagtggaaaaaaaaatctggaatCTGGAAGCGTTGTATATTTTCGTGTTGATAAATGGAGGCTGACGTGTTCATGTTCTGGTCGAGCTTCAATGATCCAGTGACAGTCAGAAGCTCTGGGCCTCTATTAATGAACATAAATGGGCTCAACAGGCTGGAATAGGCTGGAgaaactttttctttttgcccTTTTTCCTTAACGGCAattcaatgaaataaattaatccaTGTTATAATAATTACAAGTTTACAACAACTACTCTGCAACCGTAACGAATCTCTCAGCactgtttaaaaatatattaagtgttttttatttaaaaatatattaatataataatttttttgttttttaaaattatttttatattagtatatcaaaataatctgaaaataataataaaaataaaacagagaaaaaaaattatatttttttaaaaaatacttttaaaatgcaaaaataaataaccctTCAGACAACTAATTATTTTGGGTGTTTTCCTTGttagagtgtgtttgatattatggttgtagtttgaaaaaagttgttttttataaaaagtacttttagttgaggttggtttggaaaaatatatatttggtattgtggttgaggtttgaaaaaagttgttttataaaaagtacttttagttgggGTTGGTTTgggaaaatatatgtttggttaaaattgtggttgaaattgaggttgaacaaaaagtagtttaatgtgtttggttagtaATATTTTTCCATGGCTTCTTGAGCGTGcaacaatatcaggtaaaatatcatcaggaataaaattgggattgcgatcaaattctgtaaatgtTACGTTATCATGGAATCTtcttctaatataattatgtagtgtcattgaataatattaaacactagttttttaaataaaacacaatgcctgagaaattttgttggattttttttatttatcggGTCGGACTCAGTCCAATGCTTTTAGGTTGAGGCCGGAACCCGTCCGGGTCATGAACAGTGGAGATGCTCTCTACTATTCACATGAACAGTAGAGaataattcactctccacttaTAAATTTTGTCTTTGTTGAACCGCGATCTTATCCGTAATTTAAATGGATCTCACCAGAACAAAACTCAGTTTTTAACTTAACTAAATGTTAATATTTGTGGTTGATTATAAACCTCGGCCGTAGTTTCAATACCAAACAAGCACTTAACATTGGTTTCAATAACAAATGAGGTGTCACAATAACTAGGAGGagagacaaaaaagaaagcatgatttttgaaaacacatcaaaactttgatgataatatttttattataataaaaaagattttgataaaataaatttaataatactaagaaaaatcacaaacaatAGCTAgagtgaaatttaaaaaataagctaaatttttttataaagaaattcaTTGTTTTGGTGAATGATCTCAAAGCCAACAAGCTACAGGTGAGGACATTACAAATGAGGATGATATGAATATTTTCTAGAATCTTCCTTTGAAGTAGCGAATTAGAAGCATAACCTTTTACTTGCAGAAACCTTTTTCCTTGCCATGTACAggtcattaaattaatttatgaaaataataatgtaatttAGACAATACCGTTGTATTTAAGATACTGTGGACCGGTAAATCCACCCTATAATCCACTGACTTGGTAACCTGATTTGATGGAGGGATCGGGTCAATTATCGGGTCGGATCCAAGTTCGCTAACATTGTGGCTCAAACAATGTTTGCGTGATGGTATCCATTAGTTGTAAAACATGTTCTTTGCCGCCTTTGATATCTccattaattcaaaattttatactgtttaattttgtattttaaaaatatttttttaataatttttttttatgttttattaataggataaataaattttaaaagttttaaaaaatattattttaaaaatcaaccctGCCATAATAATACTGAACAACCTCAACAAGATTTAAGAGGTGTTTGAAAGTGAATCtcaacctatttttttgttaaaatttttattttttttattttaaattaatttttatagtaattttaaattagtttgatgtatttatatataaatttttttaaaaaattaatccatatCCTCCCGAGGCATTTGACTCAGCCACGACGTCAAAGGAGCATGAACAAAGGAAAGCGTAGAATTTTCACGAGT
It encodes:
- the LOC7456620 gene encoding omega-hydroxypalmitate O-feruloyl transferase, encoding MADGSNDALKLTVKQGEPTLVPPAEETKKGLYFLSNLDQNIAVIVRTIYCFKSDVKGNEDAVEVIKNALSKILVHYYPIAGRLTISSKGKLIVDCTGEGAVFVEAETDCEIAELGDITKPDPVTLGKLVYEIPGAQNILQMPPVTAQVTKFKCGGFVLGLCTNHCMFDGIGAMEFVNSWGATARGLALDVPPFLDRSILKARIPPKIEFPHHEFDDIEDVSNTSKLYEEEMLYRSFCFDPEKLDQLKEKAMEDGVIAKCTTFQVLSAFVWRARCQALRMVPDQQIKLLFAADGRSRFEPPIPEGYFGNAIVLTNSLCTAGEIMENQLSFAVRLVQEAVKMVDDSYMRSAIDYFEVTRARPSLTATLLITTWSRLSFHTTDFGWGVPILSGPVALPEKEVILFLSHGIERKNINVLVGLPASSMKIFEELMQI